A window from Pseudomonas alloputida encodes these proteins:
- a CDS encoding bifunctional metallophosphatase/5'-nucleotidase, translated as MKVRLSCNYRSAIAWACLAISAGSLAAESPAPVQINVVAINDLHGYLEPNPQDYAGAQGATRLTYGGIATLGAMLDELRTQDPDLLFIGAGDLIGGSPAISALWADEPVLEALNAMGMVVSASGNHELDAGKAEFLRQIHGGCESTRPEKACKFRGNYPGSGFPYIASNLIDTTTGKRLLPAYHIEQVKGVKIAFVGAVPRNMEKVVSARAFAGLKATDEAQAINDVIPELKAKGVNAIIAVMHQGGDTAEPFDTQDCSQLSGTIVDVAKRLDPAVDAVISGHSHASYQCKVGDLSITQAGKYGHFLTQLKLQVTPGTHHVTNITARNIPADPQNYLPNAQLAGLLEEVRQRSGEKLLEPIGRISTAELDRKENAAGETTLGNLVTDAQLAMTQAFNTQVAFLNLGGLRSDLIQPADSDLTYEQLFAVQPFNNPLVVQELTGKQITELLNLQWNRGSFNPLQVSKGFHYEWDGSRPVGSRVVEGSVRLHGKPVEPLTHYRVVSNLFLADGGGGLATFKEGRRRQDTGITDLEALVEYVRQNHERGIAIGQRSEPRMSMTP; from the coding sequence ATGAAAGTTCGTCTTTCTTGCAACTATCGCTCGGCTATTGCCTGGGCATGCCTTGCCATCAGCGCAGGCAGCCTTGCCGCAGAGTCACCTGCCCCCGTCCAGATCAACGTCGTGGCTATCAATGATCTCCACGGCTACCTGGAACCCAACCCCCAGGACTACGCTGGCGCGCAAGGCGCTACCCGCCTGACCTACGGCGGCATCGCCACACTCGGTGCCATGCTCGATGAACTGCGAACGCAGGACCCCGATCTGCTGTTCATCGGGGCTGGCGACTTGATAGGGGGCAGCCCCGCCATTTCTGCGCTGTGGGCTGACGAGCCTGTGCTTGAGGCCTTGAACGCGATGGGCATGGTCGTCAGCGCATCCGGGAACCACGAACTGGATGCAGGCAAGGCCGAGTTTCTTCGTCAGATCCACGGAGGATGCGAGTCGACGCGCCCTGAAAAGGCTTGCAAGTTTCGCGGCAACTATCCAGGAAGTGGCTTCCCTTACATAGCGTCCAACCTGATCGATACCACTACGGGCAAGCGCTTGCTACCGGCCTATCACATTGAGCAGGTAAAAGGGGTGAAGATAGCGTTCGTCGGTGCAGTGCCGCGCAACATGGAAAAAGTGGTCTCGGCCAGAGCATTCGCAGGGCTCAAGGCCACGGATGAAGCGCAAGCCATCAATGACGTGATTCCGGAGCTCAAGGCCAAGGGTGTGAATGCAATCATTGCGGTCATGCACCAGGGAGGGGATACCGCCGAGCCGTTCGACACGCAGGATTGCAGCCAGCTAAGTGGCACGATCGTCGACGTGGCGAAGCGGCTGGATCCTGCGGTAGATGCCGTCATCAGCGGCCACTCGCATGCCAGCTATCAATGCAAGGTGGGTGACTTGAGCATCACTCAGGCTGGCAAGTACGGCCACTTCCTGACTCAGTTGAAGTTGCAGGTAACGCCAGGCACCCATCACGTCACGAACATCACCGCCCGCAATATTCCTGCTGACCCACAGAACTACCTGCCCAATGCCCAGTTGGCGGGTTTGCTAGAGGAAGTGCGTCAGCGGTCCGGGGAAAAATTGCTCGAACCCATAGGACGCATCTCGACGGCAGAACTTGACCGCAAAGAAAATGCCGCCGGTGAAACAACCTTGGGGAATCTGGTCACGGATGCACAATTGGCCATGACCCAGGCGTTCAATACCCAGGTTGCCTTTCTCAACCTGGGAGGGCTGCGCAGTGATCTTATCCAGCCTGCCGATAGCGACCTGACCTACGAACAATTATTCGCCGTACAACCGTTCAATAACCCACTGGTGGTTCAGGAACTGACAGGCAAGCAGATTACCGAACTGCTCAACCTTCAATGGAACAGGGGCAGTTTCAATCCGCTGCAAGTATCGAAGGGTTTTCATTATGAGTGGGATGGTTCACGGCCTGTCGGCAGCCGTGTCGTCGAGGGGAGTGTGCGTCTTCACGGCAAACCCGTTGAGCCGTTGACCCATTATCGCGTCGTCAGCAACCTTTTCCTGGCCGATGGTGGCGGTGGCTTGGCCACTTTCAAAGAAGGAAGGCGACGCCAGGACACCGGCATCACCGACCTTGAAGCCTTGGTGGAGTACGTGCGCCAGAACCATGAGCGGGGGATTGCCATTGGCCAGCGCAGCGAGCCGCGCATGAGCATGACGCCCTGA